One stretch of Bombus terrestris chromosome 5, iyBomTerr1.2, whole genome shotgun sequence DNA includes these proteins:
- the LOC100644886 gene encoding omega-conotoxin-like protein 1 produces the protein MSKFMLFVCVVLLATTVITAVPSSCGRHGDPCVSNRDCCTNTKCHIYANRCQVQITEEDLMAAREKILGRKGKDY, from the exons ATGTCCAAGTTTATGCTATTCGTTTGCGTCGTTTTGCTCGCTACAACCGTCATTACGGCTGTCCCCAGCTCCTGCGGTAGACACggtgacccc TGCGTTTCCAACAGAGACTGTTGCACTAACACGAAGTGTCACATATACGCGAACAGATGTCAAGTACAGATCACGGAAGAAGACCTGATGGCTGCACGTGAAAAAATCCTTGGCCGGAAAGGGAAGGATTATTAA